In the Babylonia areolata isolate BAREFJ2019XMU chromosome 34, ASM4173473v1, whole genome shotgun sequence genome, one interval contains:
- the LOC143277387 gene encoding uncharacterized protein LOC143277387, producing the protein MKLMRIVFALTPGRLALTAPANKSTWEEEELINLTCSGPVGLERRNTTIAWVWEYKDPDSATWTRSHSRAIHTGSVVNKTCYQRQSSSLQRRVTVEDSRRVFRCYVKQNGRGYPQFALSYTMGTVTMKEAASKTGLWISIAIAGCIILIGLIVVVYLFTSRRQKAKKSAGRRPSHSQGSMRQVSTDPVSQSELQSAVTGGTTSYVSGSHPSFSSAYQGGESSVMSSHVY; encoded by the exons ATGAAGCTCATGCGCATCGTCTTCGCTT TAACTCCAGGGAGGCTTGCTCTGACTGCCCCAGCAAACAAATCAACGTGGGAAGAGGAAGAGCTGATAAATTTGACATGCTCTGGACCCGTGGGACTCGAGCGACGAAACACAACG ATAGCATGGGTGTGGGAGTACAAAGACCCAGACTCGGCAACCTGGACCCGTTCCCACTCCCGCGCCATCCACACAGGGTCAGTGGTCAACAAGACTTGCTATCAGCGGCAGAGCAGCTCGCTACAGCGTCGTGTGACCGTGGAGGACAGCCGTCGTGTTTTCCGCTGCTACGTGAAGCAGAACGGACGCGGTTACCCACAGTTCGCTCTCTCTTACACAATGGGCACTGTCACGATGAAGG aAGCAGCAAGCAAAACTGGCCTTTGGATATCCATTGCAATTGCTGGGTGTATTATACTCATTGGACTCATTGTGGTCGTTTACCTTTTCACTTCCCGGCGACAAAAGGCTAAAAAAT CTGCCGGAAGGAGACCCAGTCACAGCCAGGGAAGCATGCGGCAGGTGTCGACAGACCCGGTTTCCCAGTCAGAGTTGCAGAGTGCAGTGACTGGCGGCACGACATCATATGTGTCGGGCTCTCATCCATCCTTCTCTTCCGCCTATCAAG GAGGAGAAAGCTCCGTCATGTCCTCTCATGTGTATTGA